The proteins below are encoded in one region of Acidobacteriota bacterium:
- a CDS encoding isocitrate/isopropylmalate family dehydrogenase, translating to MDKEIIEKAKEHLAKLLEEQIARVEEMKKEPEWIDYQKLPRVIIGIAGGDGIGPYISKQAQRILEFLLKDDAKDGKVEFKVIEGLTIENRAAKMQAVPDDVLEEIKKCHVILKGPTTTPKKGDPWPNIESANVAMRRYLDLFANVRPVKVPKEGIDWIFFRENTEGEYVLGSKGFNVTNDLAIDFKVITTQGCDRIIRLAFEYAKKNKINRITAVTKANVIKTTDGKFLETFYRIAKEYPEIYADDWFVDIMSAKLIDTKRRTDFKVIVLPNLYGDILTDEAAEFQGGVGTAGSANIGKKYAMFEAIHGSAPRMVTEGRADYADPSSILRATVMLLRHIGYTDRADKLEKALDVCGIFEKKFVITGRKDGATGAAFADYLMEEINNPNLEEKWKSLQ from the coding sequence ATGGATAAAGAAATAATAGAGAAGGCAAAAGAACATCTGGCAAAACTCCTTGAGGAGCAGATTGCCAGGGTAGAGGAAATGAAAAAAGAGCCTGAATGGATCGATTATCAAAAGCTTCCTCGAGTAATAATAGGCATTGCTGGAGGAGATGGTATCGGTCCTTACATCTCAAAGCAAGCGCAGAGAATCCTTGAATTTTTACTGAAAGATGATGCAAAAGATGGGAAAGTTGAGTTTAAAGTGATTGAAGGACTTACGATAGAAAACAGAGCAGCTAAAATGCAGGCAGTTCCAGATGATGTGCTGGAAGAAATAAAGAAATGCCATGTAATCCTGAAAGGACCAACCACAACCCCCAAAAAAGGTGATCCATGGCCAAACATTGAGAGCGCAAATGTCGCCATGAGGCGTTACCTTGACCTCTTTGCAAATGTTCGGCCTGTAAAGGTTCCAAAGGAGGGAATTGACTGGATATTCTTCCGAGAAAATACTGAAGGAGAATATGTGCTTGGAAGCAAAGGCTTTAACGTAACCAATGATCTGGCGATTGATTTTAAAGTAATTACAACTCAGGGTTGTGACAGGATAATAAGGCTTGCCTTTGAATATGCAAAAAAGAATAAAATTAATCGTATAACAGCGGTCACAAAGGCAAATGTGATTAAAACAACTGACGGAAAATTTCTTGAAACATTTTACAGGATTGCAAAAGAATATCCTGAAATATACGCTGATGACTGGTTTGTGGACATAATGTCAGCAAAGTTAATCGATACAAAACGAAGGACAGACTTCAAAGTAATAGTTCTTCCAAATCTTTATGGAGATATCCTGACTGACGAAGCTGCTGAATTTCAGGGAGGAGTTGGAACCGCAGGCAGTGCGAACATCGGAAAGAAATATGCAATGTTTGAAGCAATTCATGGAAGTGCACCGAGAATGGTTACAGAGGGAAGAGCAGATTATGCTGACCCGAGCTCAATTCTCAGAGCAACAGTAATGTTACTGAGGCATATTGGTTATACTGATAGAGCAGATAAGCTTGAGAAAGCTCTCGATGTATGCGGAATTTTTGAGAAGAAGTTTGTAATAACTGGAAGGAAAGACGGAGCTACTGGAGCTGCTTTTGCTGATTATTTAATGGAAGAAATTAACAACCCGAATTT